Proteins encoded by one window of Nasonia vitripennis strain AsymCx chromosome 5, Nvit_psr_1.1, whole genome shotgun sequence:
- the LOC100124222 gene encoding uncharacterized protein LOC100124222: MVRKYKRKGQRQLWSKDSMRTAIEAVISNNMSVRRASIEHKIPQATLSRKIHQIRSGPPKDIELIVKPWGSNFQTVFNKEQESVLCEFIHTLENQFIPFNSMDVRKLAYQLAEKFNVPHPFNKDFAVAGDDWYKGFLKRNPEICIKKLDINEKTKDMKKAQVYKFFDLLEGLTDKHQLEACDIYNLDETVITCSLNTNEDEAKNTEESSGQNKLVTATVCFSASGAYAPLMLIFPCSTYKNSILKGAPPGAWAEYDQSGQMQLDIFVTWLKKFIKFSKASKHSPVLLIVDAYHTFLKKLHVLELAKENGVNILCLPPYCTEKFQPMQQEFMNSLSTAYTSEVAKWTRSNPGRSVSTEEVYQLFGNAFMKISTMALPVHGFHRTGIWPIDRDQLENVFVEFSEKESTLNLPRAAVKEASSSINDSFVEMAVIPEKVVSKEIVQKPVVVITQSHNQSYVVQSLETINQQNMEFIQQTFIQESLDQAQVIEHYSVVDEQHTESIIIENATPVIQETEESQIDDELSSVIIPPEAQLCEVQFEDLQNLIQSRKRLHYYVSPYRFNLSR; the protein is encoded by the exons atggttcgtaaatataaaagaaaaggtCAGAGACAACTGTGGAGTAAAGATTCCATGAGAACGGCTATAGAAGCTGTTATTAGTAACAATATGAGTGTCAGGAGAGCCTCCATAGAACACAAGATACCTCAGGCAACGCTGTCCAGGAAAATTCACCAAATTCGGTCTGGACCCCCGAAAGACATAGAGCTGATTGTTAAGCCTTGGG gatCGAATTTTCAAACAGTATTTAACAAAGAGCAGGAGTCAGTTTTATGCGAGTTTATTCATACATTAGAGAATCAATTCATTCCATTTAATAGTATGGATGTCAGGAAATTAGCTTACCAATTggctgaaaaattcaatgttCCTCACCCTTTTAATAAAGACTTTGCTGTGGCAGGAGATGATTGGTACAAAGGATTTTTAAAGCGGAATCCAGAGATTTGCATAAAAAAACTcgatataaatgaaaaaaccAAAGACATGAAGAAAGCCcaagtttacaaattttttgacTTATTGGAAGGTTTAACCGATAAGCATCAGTTGGAAGCTTGTGATATTTACAATCTTGATGAAACTGTTATAACTTGCTCGTTAAACACTAATGAAGATGAAGCTAAAAATACAGAAGAATCAAGTGGTCAGAACAAATTAGTTACAGCAACAGTATGTTTTTCAGCTAGTGGAGCATATGCACCACTTATGTTAATTTTTCCATGCTCGACCTACAAGAATTCCATTCTTAAAGGTGCACCACCTGGAGCATGGGCTGAATACGATCAAAGTGGACAAATGCAGTTAGATATTTTTGTCACTTGGTTGAAGAAGTTCATAAAGTTTTCTAAAGCATCTAAGCACTCTCCAGTTCTTCTTATTGTGGATGCATATCAtacctttttaaaaaaattacatgtaCTTGAATTAGCCAAGGAAAATGGAGTAAACATATTATGTTTGCCTCCGTATTGCACTGAAAAGTTTCAACCTATGCAGCAAGAATTCATGAATTCATTAAGTACTGCTTATACAAGTGAAGTTGCAAAATGGACACGCTCTAATCCTGGACGTTCGGTTTCCACAGAAGAAGTTTATCAACTATTTGGAAATGcgtttatgaaaatttcaacaatGGCATTGCCCGTGCATGGTTTTCATAGGACAGGGATTTGGCCTATAGACAGAGATCAACTTGAGAATGTGTTTGTtgaattttctgaaaaag AATCTACTTTAAATCTACCAAGGGCTGCTGTAAAAGAGGCAAGTTCCAGCATAAATGATAGTTTTGTTGAAATGGCAGTTATACCAGAAAAAGTAGTATCCAAAGAAATTGTGCAGAAACCAGTTGTTGTTATTACACAAAGCCATAATCAGTCATATGTTGTACAATCACTTGAAACAATAAATCAACAGAATATGGAATTTATACAACAAACATTCATCCAAGAATCTCTTGATCAAGCTCAAGTGATTGAGCACTATTCTGTGGTTGATGAACAACATACAGAATCTATAATAATAGAA aaCGCGACTCCAGTAATACAGGAAACTGAAGAATCTCAAATAGATGACGAACTAAGTTCAGTAATCATTCCTCCAGAGGCACAGTTATGTGAAGTACAATTCGAAGacttacaaaatttaattcagAGTCGAAAAAGACTTCATTATTATGTTTCTCCTTACAGATTTAATCTATCGCGATAA
- the LOC100115985 gene encoding histone H2A, translating into MSGRGKGGKVKGKSKTRSTRAGLQFPVGRIHRLLRKGNYAERVGAGAPVYLAAVMEYLAAEVLELAGNAARDNKKTRIIPRHLQLAIRNDEELNKLLSGVTIAQGGVLPNIQAVLLPKKTEKSS; encoded by the coding sequence ATGTCTGGACGCGGCAAAGGCGGAAAAGTCAAGGGCAAGTCAAAGACCCGCTCCACCAGGGCTGGACTCCAGTTCCCAGTCGGGCGTATCCATCGTCTACTCAGGAAAGGAAACTACGCCGAGCGCGTTGGCGCTGGTGCCCCGGTTTACCTGGCTGCCGTCATGGAGTATCTGGCTGCTGAGGTACTCGAGTTGGCTGGCAACGCTGCTCGCGACAACAAAAAGACCAGGATCATCCCTCGTCACCTCCAGCTGGCCATTCGCAACGACGAGGAGTTGAACAAATTGCTGTCCGGCGTCACTATTGCTCAGGGCGGAGTCCTTCCCAACATTCAGGCTGTGCTTCTTCCCAAGAAGACTGAGAAGAGCtcttaa
- the LOC100124224 gene encoding glycerate kinase isoform X1: protein MRYFCLLSRKSTSHPNLDLLGSIKRFKINYLPSEIKHTTATMDIDAKLLPCARSQLLHIFKAGVASVMPADLIEKKVRLVDNHLVVDGISYAVTENVYLVGFGKAVAGMAHSLEKLLGRRLKRGIISVPRCSKMHCEANRSSVVEYREGAEHNQPDANSAASTELIVELVENLTENDTLLTLISGGGSALLFSPKPPMTAETKGQLCRRLQNAGAGIAELNHVRKLLSKVKGGGLAKSAYPARVLALVLSDIIGDPIESIASGPTCPLGAENPGRAAIDILRKYNLYDDLEEDVKNLLLKADENKSKENTILDKGKFKHVENIIIGSNSTALQAAEAAARDYDFDSAVLSSVVEGDVKNVSYAYAKLAHIACHALENKFSDKQDFMAAVEKENIEILKVSSEKLEKAFETLSGLGKGKGIVLLSGGEPTVVVKGSGKGGRNQELALRFSLDWLSEIAKDPTLAKYFVLFLSAGTDGQDGPTDAAGAFGYAAVRPKIMSNLGEILEKKKSTQSSEQVRELNDKIKQIEEMLPEHILKRNDSYNFYLAFENGKDLVKTGLTGTNVMDLHFIYIKKRNCECDN, encoded by the exons ATGCGTTACTTTTGTTTACTATCTCGAAAAAGTACAAGTCATCCTAACCTCGACTTGCTCGGTTCAATAAAACGTTTCAAAATCAACTATTTGCCATCTGAAATTAAACATACAACAGCAACAATGGACATAGACGCAAAACTCTTGCCGTGCGCGCGATCACAACTTCTTCACATCTTTAAAGCTGGAGTAGCCTCGGTGATGCCGGCCGACTTGATCGAGAAGAAGGTGAGACTAGTTGACAATCACCTCGTCGTCGACGGCATTTCCTACGCCGTCACCGAGAATGTCTACCTAGTGGGCTTTGGCAAGGCCGTTGCAGGCATGGCTCATTCCCTAGAAAAGCTTTTAGGCCGACGATTAAAGCGCGGTATCATCTCGGTTCCTCGCTGCTCTAAAATGCATTGCGAAGCCAATAGGTCGAGTGTCGTGGAGTACCGCGAGGGCGCAGAGCACAATCAGCCGGATGCAAATTCGGCTGCTAGCACCGAACTCATTGTCGAGCTGGTGGAAAACCTCACCGAGAATGATACACTACTTACTCTCATCTCCGGCGGCGGTTCAGCACTTCTGTTCAGCCCTAAACCGCCTATGACAGCTGAGACCAAGGGACAACTGTGTCGGAGGCTGCAGAACGCCGGAGCCGGCATTGCCGAGCTCAACCATGTGAGGAAATTACTGTCAAAGGTGAAAGGCGGGGGATTAGCTAAAAGCGCCTATCCTGCGAGAGTACTGGCTCTAGTGCTGTCCGATATCATTGGAGATCCCATTGAATCTATTGCCAGTGGACCCACCTGTCCTCTTGGTGCAG AAAATCCTGGGAGAGCAGCCATAGATATTCTGAGGAAATATAATCTGTACGATGATCTTGAGGAAGatgtgaaaaatttgttattaaaagCCGATGAAAACAAATCAAAGGAAAATACCATACTGGATAAGGGTAAATTTAAGCATGTagagaatataataattgGAAGCAACAGTACTGCATTGCAAGCTGCAGAAGCTGCTGCAAGAGATTATGATTTTGATAGTGCAGTGTTATCCAGTGTTGTTGAAGGTGATGTCAAAAACGTTAGCTATGCTTATGCCAAATTGGCACATATAGCTTGTCATGCTTTAGAGAATAAATTTTCTGATAAGCAAGATTTTATGGCTGCAGTTGAGAAGGAGAATATTGAAATTCTAAAAGTAAGCTCAGAAAAATTGGAGAAAGCATTTGAAACTTTGTCAGGGCTAGGAAAAGGAAAGGGAATTGTGTTACTCAGTGGAGGTGAACCAACTGTAGTGGTCAAAGGCAGTGGCAAAGGTGGTAGGAACCAAGAACTTGCCCTAAGATTTTCTCTGGATTGGCTTAGCGAAATTGCAAAAGATCCAACACTGGCAAAATACTTTGTACTTTTTCTCAGTGCTGGGACAGATGGACAAGATGGACCAACGGATGCAGCTGGTGCATTTGGATATGCTGCAGTACGACCAAAGATTATGAGCAATCTTGGAGAAattttagaaaagaaaaaatcaacaCAAAGTTCTGAGCAAGTGAGGGAGTTGaatgacaaaattaaacaaattgaagaaatgttgcctgaacatattttaaaaagaaatgaTAGTTACAATTTTTACTTAGCTTTTGAAAATGGAAAAGACCTCGTAAAAACCGGGCTCACTGGAACAAATGTAATGGATctacattttatttatataaagaaaagaaattgtGAGTgcgataattaa
- the LOC100124224 gene encoding glycerate kinase isoform X2 produces MDIDAKLLPCARSQLLHIFKAGVASVMPADLIEKKVRLVDNHLVVDGISYAVTENVYLVGFGKAVAGMAHSLEKLLGRRLKRGIISVPRCSKMHCEANRSSVVEYREGAEHNQPDANSAASTELIVELVENLTENDTLLTLISGGGSALLFSPKPPMTAETKGQLCRRLQNAGAGIAELNHVRKLLSKVKGGGLAKSAYPARVLALVLSDIIGDPIESIASGPTCPLGAENPGRAAIDILRKYNLYDDLEEDVKNLLLKADENKSKENTILDKGKFKHVENIIIGSNSTALQAAEAAARDYDFDSAVLSSVVEGDVKNVSYAYAKLAHIACHALENKFSDKQDFMAAVEKENIEILKVSSEKLEKAFETLSGLGKGKGIVLLSGGEPTVVVKGSGKGGRNQELALRFSLDWLSEIAKDPTLAKYFVLFLSAGTDGQDGPTDAAGAFGYAAVRPKIMSNLGEILEKKKSTQSSEQVRELNDKIKQIEEMLPEHILKRNDSYNFYLAFENGKDLVKTGLTGTNVMDLHFIYIKKRNCECDN; encoded by the exons ATGGACATAGACGCAAAACTCTTGCCGTGCGCGCGATCACAACTTCTTCACATCTTTAAAGCTGGAGTAGCCTCGGTGATGCCGGCCGACTTGATCGAGAAGAAGGTGAGACTAGTTGACAATCACCTCGTCGTCGACGGCATTTCCTACGCCGTCACCGAGAATGTCTACCTAGTGGGCTTTGGCAAGGCCGTTGCAGGCATGGCTCATTCCCTAGAAAAGCTTTTAGGCCGACGATTAAAGCGCGGTATCATCTCGGTTCCTCGCTGCTCTAAAATGCATTGCGAAGCCAATAGGTCGAGTGTCGTGGAGTACCGCGAGGGCGCAGAGCACAATCAGCCGGATGCAAATTCGGCTGCTAGCACCGAACTCATTGTCGAGCTGGTGGAAAACCTCACCGAGAATGATACACTACTTACTCTCATCTCCGGCGGCGGTTCAGCACTTCTGTTCAGCCCTAAACCGCCTATGACAGCTGAGACCAAGGGACAACTGTGTCGGAGGCTGCAGAACGCCGGAGCCGGCATTGCCGAGCTCAACCATGTGAGGAAATTACTGTCAAAGGTGAAAGGCGGGGGATTAGCTAAAAGCGCCTATCCTGCGAGAGTACTGGCTCTAGTGCTGTCCGATATCATTGGAGATCCCATTGAATCTATTGCCAGTGGACCCACCTGTCCTCTTGGTGCAG AAAATCCTGGGAGAGCAGCCATAGATATTCTGAGGAAATATAATCTGTACGATGATCTTGAGGAAGatgtgaaaaatttgttattaaaagCCGATGAAAACAAATCAAAGGAAAATACCATACTGGATAAGGGTAAATTTAAGCATGTagagaatataataattgGAAGCAACAGTACTGCATTGCAAGCTGCAGAAGCTGCTGCAAGAGATTATGATTTTGATAGTGCAGTGTTATCCAGTGTTGTTGAAGGTGATGTCAAAAACGTTAGCTATGCTTATGCCAAATTGGCACATATAGCTTGTCATGCTTTAGAGAATAAATTTTCTGATAAGCAAGATTTTATGGCTGCAGTTGAGAAGGAGAATATTGAAATTCTAAAAGTAAGCTCAGAAAAATTGGAGAAAGCATTTGAAACTTTGTCAGGGCTAGGAAAAGGAAAGGGAATTGTGTTACTCAGTGGAGGTGAACCAACTGTAGTGGTCAAAGGCAGTGGCAAAGGTGGTAGGAACCAAGAACTTGCCCTAAGATTTTCTCTGGATTGGCTTAGCGAAATTGCAAAAGATCCAACACTGGCAAAATACTTTGTACTTTTTCTCAGTGCTGGGACAGATGGACAAGATGGACCAACGGATGCAGCTGGTGCATTTGGATATGCTGCAGTACGACCAAAGATTATGAGCAATCTTGGAGAAattttagaaaagaaaaaatcaacaCAAAGTTCTGAGCAAGTGAGGGAGTTGaatgacaaaattaaacaaattgaagaaatgttgcctgaacatattttaaaaagaaatgaTAGTTACAATTTTTACTTAGCTTTTGAAAATGGAAAAGACCTCGTAAAAACCGGGCTCACTGGAACAAATGTAATGGATctacattttatttatataaagaaaagaaattgtGAGTgcgataattaa
- the LOC100116018 gene encoding small G protein signaling modulator 3 homolog — MEIAKSLFNVRDHEGYVGKEDHDKKLETAVSDDEYDIDGSGLGTEVLSPAPGGPFSALTPSMWPQDILAKLNQPNDDPNSQPEYRFDEFGFKVDEEDGLEQSAKKLLNVPFVEDPQHRLQWVALLEFSHNKEVSELSWQHVDNRLPRTDKLREMVRKGIPHSLRPQIWMRMSGALQKKIASETTYKDIVKASSSDALMTSKQIEKDLLRTMPVNACFSNLHSTGIPRLRRVMRGLAWLYPDIGYCQGTGTIAASLLLLLEEEDAFWMMATIVEDLLPASYYSSTLIGIQADQRVLRTLVANFLPDIDQALVQHDIELSLISLNWFLTLFASVVHMKILLRLWDLFLSDGSIVLFQVTLGMLKIKETELKALENSAQIFNALSDIPGDIIDVDQLLEVSLEVSGSLTDALVETHRRRHLAYLMADQGGLVGNPDAVPNLPKQHLNRRQVKRSKSMLQSFLFGDDESGDDVKCKNIRQTEILVDLREAVLQVARHFINLDPKLSNTSLTADYSMESHAKDHDNYINVSRTRKRRAKALLDFERHDDDELGFRKNDIITIISQKDEHCWVGELNGLRGWFPAKFVELLDERSKQYTCAGDDAVSEAVTDLVRGGLCPAIKSVLEHGMKRPSFLGGPCHPWLFIEEASNREVEKDFNSVYSRLVLCKTYRLDEDGKVLTPEELLYRCVQSVNLTHDNAHAQMDVKLRSLICLGLNEQVLHLWLEVLCSCVEVVQKWYYPWSFVNSPGWVQIKCELRTLGQFAFNLNPDWELPPKKEQSQPLKDGVRDMLVKHHLFSWDL; from the exons ATGGAGATCGCCAAATCGTTATTTAACGTCCGCGATCATGAAGGTTACGTTGGGAAGGAAGATCACGAT AAAAAGCTGGAAACAGCTGTATCAGATGATGAATACGACATTGATGGTAGTGGACTGGGGACTGAAGTGTTGTCACCGGCACCAGGTGGACCATTTTCTGCATTGACTCCTTCTATGTGGCCTCAGGATATTCTGGCAAAACTCAATCAGCCAAATGATGATCCAAATTCTCAACCAGAATACAGGTTTGATGAGTTTGGATTCAAGGTAGACGAAGAAGATGGCTTAGAACAAAGTGCTAAAAAACTACTCAACGTACCTTTTGTTGAAGACCCTCAACACAG attgCAGTGGGTTGCATTGTTGGAATTTAGTCACAACAAAGAAGTATCTGAACTCTCATGGCAACACGTAGACAATCGTTTGCCTCGTACTGACAAGCTACGAGAAATGGTACGCAAGGGTATACCACATTCTCTCAGACCACAAATATGGATGAGAATGTCTGGAGCACTCCAAAAGAAGATAGCATCTGAAACAACGTACAAAGATATTGTTAAAGCTTCAAGTAGCGATGCGTTAATGACAAGcaaacaaattgaaaaagacTTGTTAAGAACAATGCCAGTGAATGCCTGCTTCAGCAATTTGCACAGTACTGGAATTCCTAGATTAAGACGAGTTATGCGAGGTCTTGCCTGGTTATATCCAGATATTGG ATATTGTCAAGGAACTGGAACTATAGCAGCttcactattattattattagaagaagaagatgccTTTTGGATGATGGCTACAATAGTTGAAGATTTGCTTCCAGCTTCCTATTACTCTTCTACACTTATAG GAATTCAAGCAGACCAACGAGTTTTACGAACTCTTGTTGCAAATTTCCTTCCGGATATTGACCAAGCACTTGTTCAACACGACATTGAGCTTAGCCTGATATCTCTCAATTGGTTCTTGACATTGTTTGCATCTGTTGttcatatgaaaattttattgaggCTCTGGGATCTATTCCTTTCTGATGGATCTATTGTATTATTTCAAGTAACTTTAGgaatgttaaaaataaaag AAACGGAGTTGAAGGCTTTGGAGAATTCCGCACAGATATTTAATGCCTTATCGGATATTCCTGGGGATATAATTGACGTGGACCAGTTGTTAGAAGTTTCATTAGAAGTCAGTGGATCATTGACTGATGCTCTTGTTGAAACACATCGAAGAAGACATTTAGCTTACTTAATGGCTGATCAAGGTGGCCTTGTTGGAAATCCAGATGCCGTTCCTAATTTACCAAAACAGCATCTCAATag GAGACAGGTAAAACGAAGTAAATCAATGCTTCAATCATTTTTATTCGGCGATGACGAATCTGGAGATGatgttaaatgtaaaaacatCAGGCAGACAG AAATATTAGTTGATCTGAGAGAGGCTGTGCTGCAAGTTGCCAGgcattttattaatttggaTCCCAAACTTAGTAATACCTCGTTGACCGCTGATTATAGCATGGAAAGTCATGCTAAGGACCatgataattatattaacgTTTCGCGAACTCGAAAACGACGTGCCAAAGCCTTGTTAG aTTTCGAAAGACACGATGATGATGAACTTGGTTTTCGAAAAAACGACATTATAACGATCATCAGTCAAAAAGATGAACATTGTTGGGTTGGTGAGCTCAATGGACTTCGAg gaTGGTTTCCAGCAAAGTTTGTAGAACTTTTAGACGAGCGAAGTAAGCAGTACACTTGTGCTGGCGACGACGCAGTCAGTGAAGCAGTTACAGATTTAGTTCGTGGAGGACTATGTCCAGCTATCAAATCAGTGCTCGAGCATGGAATGAAAAGACCGTCGTTTTTAGGGGGCCCCTGTCACCCCTGGCTTTTTATCGAAGAAGCCTCAAATCGTGAAGTTGAAAAAGACTTTAATTCCGTTTACAGTAGACTAGTTCTTTGCAAAACATATCGATTAGATGAAGACGGCAAAGTGCTTACTCCAGAAGAA CTTTTATACCGTTGTGTTCAATCTGTAAATTTAACGCACGACAACGCTCATGCTCAAATGGATGTAAAGCTGCGTTCTTTAATTTGTCTTGGACTGAATGAACAAGTTTTACATTTGTGGTTGGAGGTTTTGTGTTCATGTGTAGAAGTTGTACAAAAATG gtACTATCCTTGGAGTTTTGTAAACAGTCCCGGTTGGGTGCAGATCAAATGTGAACTTCGCACATTAGGCCAAtttgcatttaatttaaatccgGACTGGGAACTTCCTCCTAAAAAAGAACAATCACAACCATTGAAGGACGGAGTGCGCGATATGCTTGTGAAGCATCATCTTTTTAGTTGGGATCTGTAA